One Pomacea canaliculata isolate SZHN2017 linkage group LG9, ASM307304v1, whole genome shotgun sequence DNA segment encodes these proteins:
- the LOC112572463 gene encoding prostaglandin reductase 1-like: MAARPILCLLGSKAFVGFRWSSVCVFGESGRRYETTVARKWTLAKQWEGEPQLSDFRVIEEPVTLSSNAKEILIEAIYLSVDPYMRIENIDMGATIMGEQVARIKASNTPRFPTGGLVLANVGWRTHTAVPDPDKEELFGPVVRPLPDFGGLSPSLAIGCLGMPGMTGYFGLLDRCQPQAGETVLVSGAAGAVGSIVGQVAKVQGCTVIGSAGSKEKCDWLQELGFDHVFNYKEKSVDEALTEMAPDGVDIYFDNVGGDFTYDVMKSHMKFNGRIAICGAIAQYNAWERERSTTMFIIDKQLNIKGVYVPAYNNRYYEFVAQMSQWIREGKLSTKKQSPMDLRTCRTLLCRFSEDRISGRLLSGLPNPTRTLRTTLNSQMAFV, from the exons ATGGCGGCGAGACCTATTCTATGTTTGCTGGGCTCCAAGGCCTTTGTGGGATTTCGGTGGagttcagtttgtgtgtttggagAAAGCGGCAGACGTTACGA GACAACTGTGGCCAGAAAATGGACGCTGGCAAAGCAGTGGGAGGGCGAACCTCAACTGTCGGACTTCCGGGTCATTGAAGAGCCGGTGACCCTGTCCTCCAATGCTAAGG AGATACTGATTGAAGCCATCTACCTGTCTGTCGACCCATACATGAG aATAGAGAATATTGATATGGGTGCAACTATCATGGGTGAACAGGTAGCAAG GATAAAAGCCAGCAACACCCCGAGGTTCCCCACAGGCGGACTGGTGCTGGCGAATGTCGGATGGCGGACACACACGGCGGTGCCTGACCCTGACAAGGAGGAGCTCTTCGGTCCAGTGGTCAGACCTCTGCCGGACTTTGGGGGACTGTCACCATCGCTGGCCATAGGCTGCCTCGGGATGCCGGG CATGACAGGCTATTTTGGGCTTTTGGACCGTTGCCAGCCCCAAGCTGGGGAGACGGTGCTGGTCAGCGGGGCAGCAGGAGCCGTGGGCAGCATAGTGGGACAAGTGGCCAAAGTGCAG GGCTGTACAGTCATTGGATCAGCtggatcaaaagaaaaatgtgattgGCTACAGGAGCTTGGGTTTGATCACGTGTTCAATTACAAGGAGAAATCAGTAGACGAAGCGCTGACAGAGATGGCGCCAGATGGAGTTGATATCTACTTTGACAAT GTGGGCGGCGACTTTACGTATGACGTCATGAAGAGTCACATGAAGTTTAACGGTCGTATCGCCATCTGCGGTGCCATTGCCCAGTACAACGCCTGGGAAAGAG AGCGAAGCACTACGATGTTTATCATTGACAAGCAGCTAAACATTAAAGGTGTTTATGTTCCTGCCTACAACAATCGTTACTATGAGTTTGTTGCCCAGATGTCGCAGTGGATACGAGAG GGGAAGCTAAGTACAAAGAAACAATCACCGATGGATTTGAGAACATGCCGCACGCTTTTGTGTCGCTTTTCCGAGGATCGAATATCGGGAAGGCTATTGTCAGGGTTACCAAACCCGACTAGAACTCTCAGAACTACACTGAACTCGCAGATGGCATTTGTTTAA